Proteins from a single region of Manis javanica isolate MJ-LG chromosome 5, MJ_LKY, whole genome shotgun sequence:
- the IL15 gene encoding interleukin-15 isoform X2 — translation MRISKPYLRSSSIQCYLCLLLNSHFLTEAGIHVFILGCISAGLPKTEAQWQDVISDLKRIDSLIQSMHIDATLYTESDAHPNCKVTAMKCFLLELHVILRESRNPGIDETVENLIILANNSLSSSGNVTELGCKECEELEEKNIKEFLRSFVHIVQMFINPS, via the exons AAACCATATCTGAGAAGTTCTTCCATCCAGTGCTACTTGTGTTTACTTCTGAACAGTCATTTTTTAACGGAGGCTGGCATTCATGTCTTCATTTTGgg CTGTATCAGCGCAGGTCTTCCTAAAACAGAGGCACAATGGCAGGATGTAATAAGTGATTTGAAAAGAATTGACAGTCTCATTCAA TCTATGCATATTGATGCCACTTTATATACTGAAAGTGATGCTCAT CCCAATTGCAAAGTTACAGCAATGAAGTGCTTTCTCCTGGAGTTACACGTTATTTTGCGTGAGTCCAGAAATCCGGGCATTGATGAAACAGTTGAAAACCTCATCATTCTAGCAAACAACAGTTTATCTTCCAGTGGG AATGTAACTGAATTAGGATGCAAAGAATGTGaggaactggaggaaaaaaatattaaagaatttttaCGGAGTTTTGTACATATAGTGCAAATGTTCATCAACCCTTCTTGA